The following proteins are co-located in the Desulfurococcus amylolyticus Z-533 genome:
- the hxlB gene encoding 6-phospho-3-hexuloisomerase — MVSGVTRDAMLGIIDFALKAVDLISDDEKEKMIYTLIDALRNNKKVFVIGAGRSGLVGKAFAMRLLHLGFNTYIVGETILPRASPGDVLVSISGSGRTRLVVAAAEVAKSVGVKVIAITTYPDSPLGKLADIVVRIPGRTKMAAEEDYISRQILGLHEPLAPLGTLFEDTLLIFLDGVIAELMDKLGVTEEELRNRHANIE; from the coding sequence ATGGTTTCAGGTGTAACAAGAGATGCTATGCTTGGGATAATAGACTTTGCATTGAAAGCAGTCGACTTGATAAGCGATGATGAGAAGGAGAAAATGATATATACACTTATAGACGCGTTAAGAAATAATAAGAAGGTATTCGTCATAGGTGCTGGTAGAAGTGGTCTGGTTGGAAAGGCATTCGCTATGAGGCTTCTCCACCTAGGCTTCAACACGTATATTGTCGGTGAAACCATACTCCCAAGAGCCTCCCCGGGCGATGTCTTAGTATCCATCTCGGGTTCTGGTAGGACTAGACTGGTTGTTGCAGCTGCTGAGGTGGCTAAGAGTGTGGGAGTTAAGGTGATAGCTATAACCACATATCCTGATAGCCCGTTAGGTAAGCTAGCTGATATAGTCGTTAGAATACCTGGTAGAACCAAGATGGCTGCCGAGGAGGATTACATTAGCAGGCAGATATTGGGACTACATGAGCCCCTAGCCCCTCTTGGAACCCTCTTCGAGGATACACTGTTAATATTCCTTGACGGCGTTATTGCTGAGCTAATGGATAAACTCGGCGTCACCGAGGAAGAATTAAGAAATAGACATGCTAACATCGAGTGA
- a CDS encoding SPL family radical SAM protein — translation MSVLRRFDPWNSPLCTCPFKYSLHPYTGCSHFCLYCYAASYIGRRPSTPKESFIERLKKDLERISVKGIVELSTSSDPYPPIELWMGLTRRSLEILGKNGFKLLITTKSNIITRDIDILARYPSSVMITITTLNTELARILEPGAPPPEKRIEAVEKLRSKGIPVGVRIDPVIPFINDNPTEISKLVKTVKEAGALQVTVSTYKAKWDSLRRLMNAFPQVSEKLRELYVENGEFIHGYMYLSNEVRKSILSRVINEAVRSNLPVATCREGFPEFFIKASSCDGSGLIVYHPLNKLG, via the coding sequence ATGAGTGTCTTAAGGCGATTCGATCCTTGGAATTCCCCCCTATGTACTTGTCCATTTAAGTACAGCCTGCACCCTTACACAGGGTGCAGCCACTTCTGTCTTTACTGCTATGCAGCCTCGTATATTGGCAGGAGGCCTAGTACACCTAAGGAGAGCTTTATCGAGAGGCTTAAAAAGGATTTAGAGAGGATTAGTGTGAAGGGTATTGTAGAGCTAAGCACTAGTAGTGATCCATATCCACCCATCGAGTTATGGATGGGTTTAACCCGTAGAAGCCTCGAGATACTTGGTAAAAACGGCTTTAAGCTCTTAATCACAACGAAATCCAATATTATTACGAGGGATATAGATATACTGGCGAGATACCCTTCATCAGTAATGATCACTATCACAACCCTTAACACAGAGTTGGCTAGAATACTGGAACCCGGGGCTCCACCTCCTGAGAAAAGAATAGAGGCTGTGGAAAAGCTCAGGAGCAAGGGTATTCCGGTAGGTGTTAGAATAGACCCGGTAATACCCTTCATCAATGATAACCCAACCGAGATAAGTAAACTAGTTAAAACCGTTAAGGAAGCCGGCGCGCTCCAGGTAACTGTGTCAACATATAAGGCTAAATGGGACAGCCTGCGGAGGCTTATGAACGCGTTTCCACAGGTTTCAGAAAAACTAAGGGAGTTATACGTGGAGAACGGTGAATTCATTCATGGATACATGTATCTCTCCAACGAGGTAAGGAAGAGTATTCTAAGCCGGGTCATCAATGAGGCTGTGAGAAGCAACCTGCCTGTTGCAACATGTAGGGAGGGATTTCCAGAGTTCTTCATCAAGGCTTCGTCTTGTGATGGATCTGGATTAATAGTGTATCATCCATTAAATAAACTAGGGTGA